A DNA window from Drosophila sechellia strain sech25 chromosome X, ASM438219v1, whole genome shotgun sequence contains the following coding sequences:
- the LOC6616151 gene encoding protein giant yields MLMHEKLMAGQFFDLKTDRKPLMHHHQYQHHQQQPLHHLPHSQLPVQGSLGLPKMDLYTAYAYQQQLLGAALSQQQQQHQQQQQHQQLQQQQTSSAEVLDLSRRCDSVETPRKTPSPYQTSYSYGSGSPSASPTSSLLYAAQMQQQQNQQQQQQQQQLASLYPAFYYSNIKQEQATPTAAPPKVTPTANLLQTFAAASAAAAAAAAASSTNSPRPASNASTMQIDVLENPQSPAVEATTPTTSSSGEAGKSTRPFKAFPRDPLVIAANFAATDVLLDNPRVERYTEYRKRVLEQIRSSNGGSRTVTNPKMRRTNSRSGSVNEGSSSNNNSESEDRAAAEESSDCDSQAGNFEGKSATSSSSNLANATAANSGISSGSQVKDAAYYERRRKNNAAAKKSRDRRRIKEDEIAIRAAYLERQNIELLCQIDALKAQLAAFTSAKVTTA; encoded by the exons ATGCTAATGCACGAGAAACTCATGGCCGGGCAGTTCTTCGATCTCAAGACTG ATCGCAAACCCCTgatgcaccaccaccagtaccagcaccaccagcagcaaccacTGCACCACTTGCCGCACAGCCAATTGCCGGTTCAGGGATCCTTGGGCCTGCCCAAAATGGATCTGTACACGGCCTACGCCTACCAGCAGCAGTTGCTGGGAGCTGCCCTCagtcagcagcaacaacagcatcagcagcagcagcaacatcagcagctgcagcagcagcagacctCCTCTGCAGAGGTCCTGGATCTTTCCCGTCGATGTGACAGCGTAGAGACGCCCAGGAAGACTCCCTCGCCGTATCAAACAAGCTACAGCTACGGCAGTGGTTCCCCCTCGGCCTCGCCCACCAGCAGTCTTCTGTATGCGGCCcaaatgcaacagcagcaaaatcagcagcaacagcagcagcagcaacaattggCCTCCCTGTATCCCGCTTTTTACTACAGCAACATCAAGCAGGAGcaagccacgcccactgctgCTCCGCCCAAGGTCACACCAACCGCCAACCTTCTGCAAACCTTTGCTGCCGCCTCTGCTGcggccgccgctgctgctgccgcttctTCGACCAACTCACCAAGACCCGCCAGCAACGCCAGCACAATGCAGATAGACGTTCTGGAGAATCCCCAGTCCCCGGCTGTTGAGGccaccacgcccaccaccTCCAGCAGCGGCGAGGCGGGAAAGAGCACCCGTCCCTTCAAGGCCTTTCCCCGGGATCCCTTGGTCATAGCTGCCAATTTCGCAGCCACTGATGTCCTTCTGGACAATCCGCGAGTGGAGCGCTACACGGAATACCGGAAGCGAGTGCTTGAGCaaatccgcagctccaacgGAGGATCGCGCACCGTAACCAACCCAAAAATGCGAAGGACCAACTCAAGAAGTGGATCCGTCAACGAAGGCAGCTCctcaaacaacaacagcgaaagCGAGGATCGCGCTGCTGCGGAGGAGTCAAGCGACTGCGACTCCCAGGCGGGAAACTTCGAGGGCAAGTCCGCCACCAGCAGCTCCAGCAACTTGGCTAACGCTACTGCAGCGAACTCCGGTATCAGCTCGGGCAGCCAGGTTAAGGATGCCGCCTACTACGAGAGGCGTCGCAAGAACAATGCTGCCGCCAAGAAGTCCCGCGATCGCCGCCGCATCAAGGAGGATGAGATCGCCATCAGGGCCGCCTATCTGGAGCGCCAGAACATCGAGCTCTTGTGCCAGATAGACGCACTCAAGGCCCAGCTGGCCGCCTTCACCTCCGCCAAAGTAACCACCGCCTAA